In the genome of Populus nigra chromosome 9, ddPopNigr1.1, whole genome shotgun sequence, one region contains:
- the LOC133703516 gene encoding U-box domain-containing protein 17-like, protein MATAAIFSSLRRRRSPSLEAFLAPVDLTDVALVQTLVSVSTELVSCFSGKSLFFQRKNSRSLIRKIEVFVVLLEYLRDSGAGSALSPPTIVCFKELYLLLYRSKILLDCCVQSSKLWLLLQNHTISGHFHDLNQEISTLLDVFPLDDVELSEDVREQIDLMHKQSRKATLFIDKDEEDLRVSFFSFLDEFEKGKIPNMVDLRLFFVEGLGIKDAKSSRAEIEFLEEQIVNHEGDIEPTASVLNGFVAIARYCRFLLYGFEENEVELQIGNQKKLRKGLISQEIAETFITIPKDFCCPISLDLMRDPVIISTGQTYDRSLISRWMEEGHCTCPKTGQMLMNTRLVPNRALRNLIVQWCTAHGIPYDPPENTDSLVEAFAAAMPSKAAIEANRATATLLIHKLASGSQHAKTVAARGIRLLAKTGRENRAFIAEAGAIPHLRNLLSSTNSVAQENSVTAILNLSIHDKNKSQIMDEKGCLGSIVGVLRFGLTTEARENAAATLFSLSAVHDYKKRIADEEGAVEALAGLLRAGTPRGKKDAVTALFNLSTHTENCLRMIEAGAVTALVGALGNEGVAEEAAGALALIVRQPIGAKAVGGEEMAVAGLIGMMRCGTPRGKENAVAALLELCRSGGTVATEKVLKAPALWGLLQSLLFTGTKRARRKAASLARVFQRCENYSLHFGGLGAGYAFAGNSAPNRDSSFVNEVSVPVSISVPVL, encoded by the coding sequence ATGGCCACCGCTGCTATATTTTCTTCTCTAAGGCGGCGAAGATCGCCGTCTTTAGAAGCTTTCTTGGCGCCGGTTGATTTAACCGATGTGGCTCTTGTACAGACTCTTGTATCAGTATCAACAGAGCTTGTGTCTTGTTTCTCAGGGAAGTCACTCTTCTTTCAAAGAAAGAATTCTCGTTCCTTAATCCGTAAAATTGAAGTCTTTGTTGTTTTATTGGAGTATTTGAGGGACTCGGGGGCTGGTTCTGCTTTATCCCCCCCCacaattgtttgttttaaagaaCTTTATTTGTTGCTCTACCGCTCAAAGATATTGCTTGATTGTTGTGTGCAATCCAGTAAATTATGGTTGTTGCTTCAAAACCATACAATTTCGGGACATTTTCATGATTTGAATCAGGAAATATCTACCCTTTTGGATGTATTTCCGTTAGATGATGTTGAATTGAGTGAAGATGTTAGGGAACAGATTGATCTCATGCATAAACAATCAAGGAAGGCGACTTTATTTATTGACAAGGATGAGGAGGATTTGAGGGTTAGTTTCTTTTCGTTTCTTGATGAGTTTGAGAAAGGGAAGATTCCTAACATGGTGGATTTGAGGTTGTTTTTTGTGGAAGGTTTGGGGATTAAAGATGCTAAGAGTTCTAGGGCGGAGATTGAGTTCTTGGAGGAGCAAATTGTCAATCACGAGGGAGATATTGAGCCCACAGCTTCGGTGCTTAATGGGTTCGTTGCAATTGCTCGCTATTGTAGGTTTTTGCTTTACGGGTTTGAGGAAAATGAGGTGGAGTTGCAAATTGGGAATCAGAAGAAGCTGAGAAAAGGGTTGATTAGCCAAGAGATTGCAGAGACTTTTATTACAATCCCAAAGGATTTTTGCTGTCCAATATCGTTGGATTTGATGCGAGATCCAGTGATTATTTCAACAGGGCAGACATATGATCGGAGTCTGATCTCTAGGTGGATGGAGGAAGGGCACTGTACTTGCCCCAAGACTGGGCAGATGCTCATGAACACCCGCCTTGTTCCAAATCGGGCTTTGAGGAATCTGATCGTGCAATGGTGTACTGCTCATGGAATCCCTTATGACCCTCCAGAAAATACAGATTCATTAGTAGAGGCTTTTGCAGCAGCTATGCCTTCCAAAGCTGCAATTGAAGCCAACAGAGCAACAGCAACACTTCTTATTCATAAGCTAGCAAGCGGTTCGCAACATGCAAAGACCGTAGCTGCTCGTGGGATACGTTTGTTGGCGAAAACAGGAAGAGAAAACCGCGCTTTCATTGCAGAAGCTGGTGCAATCCCCCACCTTCGTAATCTGCTGTCTTCTACAAACTCTGTCGCACAAGAGAATTCTGTTACAGCAATACTCAATTTATCCATCCATGATAAGAATAAAAGCCAAATTATGGATGAAAAGGGGTGTCTGGGATCGATTGTTGGAGTATTGAGATTTGGACTCACAACAGAGGCAAGAGAAAACGCAGCAGCGACATTATTTAGCCTGTCAGCAGTTCATGACTACAAGAAGAGAATAGCAGATGAGGAAGGGGCTGTTGAAGCCTTGGCTGGTCTGTTGAGAGCAGGAACACCACGAGGGAAGAAGGATGCTGTCACAGCTTTATTTAATCTGTCAACTCATACAGAGAACTGTTTGAGAATGATAGAAGCAGGTGCAGTTACTGCACTAGTCGGGGCTTTGGGAAATGAAGGGGTTGCAGAGGAAGCAGCTGGTGCACTGGCTTTGATTGTGAGGCAGCCAATTGGGGCTAAGGCTGTAGGGGGAGAAGAAATGGCTGTGGCTGGGTTAATAGGAATGATGCGTTGTGGAACAccaagaggaaaagaaaatgctGTTGCAGCACTGCTTGAGTTATGCCGGAGTGGTGGAACAGTTGCCACTGAGAAAGTGCTCAAGGCACCTGCATTGTGGGGTTTACTTCAGAGTCTACTGTTCACAGGCACAAAGCGAGCAAGAAGGAAGGCAGCATCACTTGCCCGAGTGTTTCAGAGGTGTGAGAATTATTCCTTGCATTTTGGTGGATTAGGTGCTGGATATGCATTTGCTGGAAACTCTGCTCCGAATAGGGATTCAAGTTTTGTCAACGAAGTGTCAGTGCCCGTGTCCATATCAGTGCCTGTTCTATAG